Proteins encoded in a region of the Ornithodoros turicata isolate Travis chromosome 3, ASM3712646v1, whole genome shotgun sequence genome:
- the LOC135389104 gene encoding T-complex protein 1 subunit gamma-like produces MVGPGQVPILVLSQNTKRESGRNVQIQNVRAAKAVADVVRTCLGPRAMLKMLMNPIGGIIMTNDGNAILREITVQHPAAKSMIEISRTQDEEVGDGTTSVIILAGELLTAALPYLEQNIHPTVIISAYRQALEDIINVLKEKVSVPVDVNNPQQMADVIQSCIGTKFISKWGDLACQIALEAVKTVCVEEGGRKEIDIKRYAKVEKIPGGRVEDSKVLRGVMLNKDVTNGRMRRRIEKPRIVLLDCTLEYKKGESQTNIEVMREEDFTKILEIEEQYVQQMCSDLIKLKPDVVITEKGISDLAQHYLMKANISCVRRVRKTDNNRIARACGATIANRTDELKETDVGTKAGLFEIQKIGDEYFCFITECEDPKACTILLRGASKDVLNEVERNLQDAMAVTRNVMLEPRLVPGGGAVEMAVGHHLTEKGKAITGIQQWPYRAVAKALEIIPATLIQNCGGNTVRVLTALRAKHASSTDGKWSINGETGEIVSTDELKVWEPLAVKLQAYKTAVETAILLLRIDDIVSGSKKKDKAEGDSAPAQVAPTEESVKE; encoded by the exons ATGGTCGGTCCTGGACAGGTTCCCATCCTCGTCTTGA GTCAGAACACCAAGCGTGAGTCTGGGAGAAATGTGCAGATCCAGAATGTTCGGGCTGCTAAA GCAGTTGCTGACGTGGTACGAACTTGTCTTGGACCCCGAGCAATGTTAAAG ATGCTGATGAACCCCATTGGGGGGATCATCATGACAAACGACGGAAATGCGATCCTCCGCGAG ATCACCGTGCAACATCCAGCGGCCAAGTCCATGATCGAGATCAGCCGCACCCAAGACGAGGAGGTCGGTGATGGCACCACCTCTGTTATCATCCTAG CTGGAGAGCTCCTTACAGCTGCCCTGCCGTACTTGGAACAAAATATTCACCCAACTGTCATCATCAGTGCCTACCGGCAGGCCTTGGAGGATATCATTAACGTTCTCAAGGAGAAAGTCAG CGTTCCCGTGGATGTCAACAACCCGCAACAGATGGCTGATGTCATACAGAGTTGCATTGGAACCAAATTCATCAGCAAATG GGGTGACCTGGCGTGCCAGATTGCCCTGGAAGCTGTCAAGACTGTCTGCGTCGAAGAGGGCGGTCGGAAAGAGATTGACATCAAACGTTACGCGAAGGTGGAGAAG ATCCCTGGTGGACGAGTCGAAGACTCTAAAGTTCTGCGAGGCGTAATGCTGAATAAGGATGTCACGAACGGCAGGATGCGCAG GCGAATCGAAAAGCCGAGGATTGTTCTCCTGGACTGCACCCTGGAatacaagaaaggagaaagtcaG ACCAACATTGAGGTAATGAGAGAAGAGGACTTCACCAAGATACTTGAGATCGAAGAACAGTACGTGCAGCAGATGTGCAGTGACCTCATCAAGCTGAAGCCCGACGTGGTCATCACCGAGAAGGGTATTTCCG ATTTGGCTCAGCACTACCTGATGAAGGCAAACATTTCATGCGTTCGTCGGGTCAGGAAGACTGACAACAACAGGATAGCCAG GGCATGCGGGGCAACTATAGCCAACCGAACAGATGAACTGAAGGAGACAGATGTAGGAACCAAAGCAGGACTTTTTGAAATTCAAAAGATTGGAGATGA GTACTTCTGCTTCATAACTGAATGCGAGGACCCCAAGGCTTGCACCATCCTCCTGAGAGGAGCGTCCAAAGATGTTCTTAACGAAGTGGAACGCAACCTCCAGGATGCCATGGCTGTCACCCGTAATGTCATGCTCGAACCTCGCCTTGTGCCCGGAGGTGGAGCCGTGGAAATGGCTGTCGGCCAC CATCTAACGGAAAAGGGCAAGGCCATCACGGGCATCCAGCAGTGGCCGTACCGTGCAGTAGCCAAGGCACTGGAAATAATTCCTGCGACTCTGATCCAAAACTGTGGAGGCAACACAGTTCGAGTCCTGACAGCTTTGAGG gcaaagcacgcatCCAGCACAGACGGCAAGTGGAGCATTAACGGAGAAACTGGAGAGATTGTGAGTACGGACGAGCTGAAGGTGTGGGAGCCACTGGCAGTTAAGCTGCAAGCCTACAAAACTGCCGTTGAG ACGGCCATTTTGCTGTTGCGAATCGATGACATTGTCTCCGGTTCCAAGAAGAAGGACAAGGCCGAAGGAGATTCAGCTCCAGCTCAGGTAGCACCAACGGAGGAATCTGTCAAAGAATGA
- the LOC135387614 gene encoding neprilysin-1-like: MWFRTPPIMDAGNIGGIPGPISPRRNHTRCSRCARAMGIISVAVVLLGAVLYAVFSLLGFKTAISTDQDTVCSSPSCLHLAEALGRSLNSSANPCADFFQFACGVSAKEDVFETSSAKVLEAARDALTSSVNISNDPHKLLQKASQLYQECGDVRRKNRKDARDLLFFLKQRRLDLSGEPDVEPLDVALSLDLRYGLKTLFDISVLDGYLVIRKRSNLAAWIARKSKLVQQGSYETYIEHVFTTLDFRNGTRTSEIVDLVLKTDEIVLSLLSFHSKVTEGASYNTIFIYNATNTLVLRKPGWKTHFQKHYDRVVTRQPVLDYLEALFAQTTSTSLVTYVIWEAVRQMGPFTDYRLIPEDEDLDATGQRCFEAVMTVLGVPVLSYVLAEGVKASSILSAKTLFHKVVQSFYSATNLTLLRDFSIDIVNSGELLASQSIADRYEDLAEVRQPFLMSYLRALAVVRQQELESIDALGQFVKSEHLFGYKILYDKQRKLFTVPTSLLRDPFFAEDAPPGVRFGGLGRIIARGLGSSLPKNLGVTACLRHMSNERVKEDIITDTVVINTLYDAFKPRSNSLVESAEMLRQDGLFFLAYCHLWCNAQDASPAACNLPLMNSVKFSHAFRCPAGSAMAPAKICLANETARAGLGNSRVFWWKQ; this comes from the exons ATGTGGTTTCGAACACCACCCATCATGGATGCAGGGAACATAGGA GGCATCCCTGGACCGATTTCTCCGCGAAGGAACCATACCCGCTGCTCCAGGTGTGCGCGTGCGATGGGCATCATATCCGTCGCTGTTGTCCTCTTGGGGGCAGTGCTCTACGCGGTCTTTTCGCTTCTCGGGTTCAAAACAGCGATATCCACCGATCAGGATACCGTCTGCAGTTCTCCTTCCTGTTTACACCTCGCAGAAGCCCTCGGCAGAAGTCTCAACTCGAGTGCTAACCCTTGTGCCGACTTCTTCCAGTTCGCCTGCGGGGTCTCCGCAAAGGAAGACGTCTTCGAAACAAGTTCAGCGAAAGTCCTTGAGGCTGCTCGGGATGCGCTAACATCTTCCGTGAACATCTCGAATGACCCGCACAAGCTACTGCAGAAGGCTTCGCAGTTATACCAGGAATGCGGAGACGTCCGACGTAAGAACAGAAAAGATGCTCGGGACCTCCTGTTCTTTCTGAAACAAAGAAGACTGGACTTAAGCGGAGAACCGGACGTCGAACCGTTGGATGTTGCATTGTCTTTGGATTTGCGATATGGTTTGAAGACTCTGTTCGATATATCTGTTCTCGATGGATATTTGGTTATACGGAAGAGGTCCAACCTTGCAGCGTGGATTGCGCGTAAAAGTAAGCTCGTTCAACAAGGTTCTTACGAAACGTACATCGAGCACGTTTTTACGACGTTAGATTTCAGAAATGGCACTCGGACAAGTGAGATAGTGGACTTAGTTTTGAAGACTGACGAAATCGTTCTGAGCCTTCTAAGTTTCCACTCCAAAGTGACGGAAGGTGCCAGCTATAATACCATATTCATATACAACGCAACAAACACACTCGTGCTGAGGAAACCCGGCTGGAAAACCCATTTTCAAAAACACTACGATCGAGTTGTTACAAGGCAGCCAGTGCTTGATTATCTGGAAGCCTTGTTCGCACAGACGACTTCAACATCTCTCGTCACATATGTCATCTGGGAGGCCGTACGTCAGATGGGTCCTTTCACGGATTACAGACTAATACCAGAGGACGAGGACTTGGACGCCACTGGTCAACGCTGTTTCGAAGCAGTCATGACCGTTCTAGGGGTTCCCGTACTATCATACGTTTTGGCGGAAGGCGTGAAGGCAAGTTCAATTCTCTCGGCAAAGACTCTATTCCACAAAGTGGTACAGTCGTTCTATTCCGCGACGAACCTAACGTTGCTAAGAGATTTTTCCATCGACATCGTCAACAGTGGTGAGCTTCTGGCGAGTCAAAGCATAGCAGATAGGTACGAAGACTTGGCAGAAGTGCGCCAACCATTCCTGATGTCTTACCTCCGTGCTTTGGCCGTAGTCCGTCAACAAGAACTCGAAAGCATCGATGCTCTGGGGCAGTTCGTGAAATCTGAGCATCTATTCGGCTATAAGATATTGTACGACAAGCAGCGGAAGCTCTTTACTGTGCCGACGTCACTTTTACGTGATCCGTTCTTTGCCGAGGACGCGCCTCCGGGAGTCCGGTTTGGAGGTCTTGGAAGGATTATCGCACGCGGTCTCGGAAGTTCCCTGCCGAAGAATCTTGGTGTGACCGCCTGTCTGCGTCACATGAGCAACGAGCGCGTCAAGGAAGATATTATAACGGACACTGTCGTCATCAACACATTATACGACGCCTTCAAGCCCCGCAGTAACAGTCTTGTGGAGAGTGCCGAGATGCTTCGTCAGGACGGTCTCTTCTTTCTGGCCTACTGTCATCTCTGGTGCAACGCTCAAGATGCTAGCCCAGCCGCGTGTAATTTGCCCTTGATGAACTCTGTCAAGTTCTCGCATGCGTTTCGTTGTCCTGCGGGTTCAGCGATGGCCCCTGCTAAGATCTGCTTAGCGAATGAGACCGCACGTGCTGGGCTGGGAAATTCCCGCGTGTTTTGGTGGAAGCAATGA